Below is a window of Desmonostoc muscorum LEGE 12446 DNA.
TAGAGTCGATAATTCTACACTGGCTATATCGCCTCCCGCAATGGTCATCAATCGGGCTGTATCGTGACTTGCTAGCAAATTGAGTTGAGTCAGCTGAATTTCCCAAGGATAAAGTTGCAGTAATTCTTGGATTTGGGTGGCGTACTCGGCAGCAAATAAGGGTGGATAAGGTTTATAGTCGCGGCTTTGGACTTGTTCTAAGACTACGCGATCGCCAGCTACAAAGGCAATTGTCGGCCCAGCAAACAAATAATTCATCACCCCGTCAAATTGCGTTCCATCCAGCCACTCACGGGAATCTCCCCAGACTTCGCCGACAATGTAAGCTTCAGGATTGATGGCTTTGACGCGATCGCGGAACTCTTGCCAAAAACCAGGGGTTTTAATTTCAAATGGTACATCCAATCGCCAACCATCTATGCCGAATTTAATCCAATATTCGGCAATTTCCATAATGTATTCCCGCACTTCTGGATTGTCGTGGTTAAATTCTGGCAAGGCGCGGTTTCCAGCCCAACCCCTGTAGTTAGCAGGCAAATCTCCTGTGTAGGGCGCTAAAGGCCAACCCTCAATTTTGAACCAATTTACCCAAGGAGAATGAGGCCCATTCTCTAAAACGTCATGGAAAAAGAAAAATCCCCGACTGGAATGGTTAAATACTCCATCCAGAACGACTTTGATATTCCGTTGATGGGCGGCGTCTAGTAATTCCTTAAAAGCTTCGTTGCCCCCCAGCATGGGGTCAACTTGATAATAATCATGGGTATGATAGCGGTGATTGCTGGCAGATTGAAAAATCGGTGTAAAGTAAATGGCGTTAATGCCCAGATCCTTGATATAGTCTAAGCCTTCCAGGATGCCCCATAAATCCCCGCCTTTATAACCTTGGAGTGTTGGCATAGCGTCCCAATCTTCCCAACGGGCTTCATGTAACAGCCGTTTGCGTGGCTGTTTGCTTCTAGCAAAGCGGTCTGGAAATATTTGGTAGAAAACAGCGTGCTTCACCCAGTCTGGTGTTTGAATTTGCATGAATTACTCTTTGTACGTTCAAAAGCGATCGTTGCAAATATTAGCTTCTTTGTGGCTCTTACTTATGATAGAAAATTGGGAATTTGGCATTGGGCATTGGGCATGGGAAGATTCTTTCCCATTATTTTATTATTTATTTAGAATCGACTTTTCTAAGCAAATTTATCAGTTTTTGTAAAAAATAACTACCATAATTATTAATTATACTTAATTAATTCATAAAATTTAATATTTGTTGAATTAACTTTATCCGTAATCACTTAAGCAAGTACTGGATTATTTTTATAGATTATGAATTATGTCAAGGTGTATTGAGTCCTAGTACTAAAAAATGAAGTTAGGATTCAAAATATCTATTGTTCTGGTTCCTGACTCCCAATAAATTTAATTTGAGGCAAAAATGAGACACGACAAACTTTCTCCCGGATTACTTTTGGCATTTCAGGATTATCAAAACGAAGGAGAACAGGCTTTAGTTACACATAAGCGATCGCTTGGTATTATTGCTCATAAAAATACAGTCAAACCAACTAAGAGCGTCGTTTTTCTCTACTGCGACTCTGATGCAGACTTGAGTTATTTATCGCAATATAATATTGAAGTGAATCAAAATTCAGGCAGTGTTCGCACAGCTTTTTTACCAATAAATGCTTTAGATGTCTTATCTGAAGAAGATGCGATTCAACGCATCAAGCCATCACGTAAACTGCATTTGCGGATGGATGTTGCACCAGGAAAAGTCAAATTACCGGAGTTTAAAAACCAGACCGGACTCACTGGCAAAGGTGTAATTGTCGGTATTATAGATAGTGGCATTGACCCAAAACACCCCGCTTTTGCCGGAAGAATTTTACACATTTGGGATCAAACACTCCCAGGTCCAGGAGTCACAGAAGGCCGCTACGGGGCTGAATTTACGGAAGCGCAACTGACAATTTCTCAGGATACTGAGGGACATGGCACTCACGTTGCTGGAATTGCTGCTGGTGCGGATGCTACCTATAGCGGCGTAGCACCAGAGGCGGAATTAGTTGTGGTCAGGTCAGATTTACAGGACGCCCACATTGCCGATGGCATTCGCTACATTTTCCGAATTGCCAGCGAGTTGGGACGCCCAGCAGTCGTGAATCTCAGCTTGGGTGGACACGCCGATGCCCATGATGGTAGCGATTCTCTATCAAAAGTGATTGACGCCGAAACAGGTCCTGGAAGAATTGTTTGTTGTGCTGCGGGTAATGAAGGAAGCATCAATATTCATGGTCAAACAACCATACCCAGTGGACGCACCCGTGGTATGCGCTTTAATGTTCCTTTGAATCAAGTAGGCATAGTTTGGCTAAACGGTTGGTATTCCAAAGATAGTGAGTTGGAAGTGTCAGTGCGGAGTCCCAACGGTTTTGTCACCCCCTTCCAAAAAATCATTACTGACGGTAATCCTACCCAGGAACATCAGTTACCGGATGCACGGGTGGAAATAGTGACACCAGGCCCTGACCAAATTAACGGCGACCATAACTTTTTTGTGCAAATACGTGGTAACGGCCCTTCACAAGTAATGGGAGGCATTTGGCAACTACGCCTACGGAATACTTCTGCAACTGAGACACGTCTGGATGTGTGGACATTAGATGATACGTCATCAGTGTTTTTTACAGGTAAAAGCATCAAGGATGCGCTAAAAATTGGTTCGCCGGGAGCCGCTAGCAGTGCTGTGACAGTCGCTGCTTATACTACCAAAGCTAAGTACACAGATATTGATCAGCAAGTTCGAGAAATGGGCTTAGAATTGGATACTATTTCAGAATTCAGTAGTGAAGGTCCCCTACGCAATGATGCCCAAAAGCCTGATGTAGCAGCACCAGGAGCAATGATTGTTTCCACACTTTCCGCCGATGCTAATTCTGCCCGCTCATCAATGATTAATTCTAAGTTTGTGGCAATGGCTGGTACGAGTATGGCGACACCGTTCGTCACTGGGTTAGTTGCATTACTCTTACAACGTGACCCTCAACTCGATCCGGCTACTTTGAAAGATTTGTTACGTAAAAATAGTGCAATCCCCGGAAAACCCGCAGGCACATTTGATGAGAAATGGGGTTATGGAGTGATTAATGCAGAGAATCTATAATTAGATTGAGAGACGCGATAATATTTAACACAATAGATATATCGCGTCTCTTGAGATTTATAGAAGGCGATCGCTTGATCTATTGTGTATTTATTCTGACAAATTTAACAGTGCGACCATAGCACAACTAACTGTTTTTCGCAAACTCACATCCAGAAAATTTTACTGGTTTATTAAAATGTATGTAGTTTTATATACAAAGATGATTGTTAAAAATATTGACGAATATTTCGGTCGGTTTCATTTTTTGTTATAAATTTAATGATAATTTCTAGTTAGTTTTACTGAAATTTTACTCGATGGTTAAACTTCGCGTTCAAGAATTAGCACAAGAAAAAGTTTACCGTTTACTTAGTCTCATTTCAGGAGTTTCTGAAGACGCTATTGAGACTTATGTCAGCCAAACATCTGAGGATTTTCAAAAAATTGCTACACCATTAGATTGGTCTTTTACAAAACCGGGTGCTGCTCAAGTATTTGAGATGCTAGATCATGAAAAAGCCAAGGGTATGGCTGTCAGTTTACTTAGCAAAGCTGCTGATATTTCTGCACCAGATATGGCTAGGTATGCAGATGAAAATGAAGATTTTGCGATCGCAGAAAAAATAGAGGAATTAAAAAAAATTGCCCAAGCTTTAGATGTAGAAATGGTAGAGCTAGTAAAGCCCAACGAGAAAAACGAAGGTGTAAAACTCAAGCTCGTTGAACTAACTCAAGAAAAACAAATATCCCTTAAAGAATTAGCAACTCGGTCTCAAATAGAGTTTCCTATTATTTGTTTCTATAGTTCACAACCTATTGAAAAGAAAAAATTAACCCAACAGCCATTTTCTAAAAATTTGAAGGAAATTAGTAAAGTTTTAAATTGTACTTTGGAAGATTTGCAGGAAAAAGAGAAAGTAGAATTACCTCCAACTATACTGCGAGTTCAAGAATTTTTGGATACGACAGATTTAAATATAAATGATTTAAGTTTGCTACTTGGAGTAAGTAGTGAATTTATAGATTTAATTGCCACAAATCCTATAGATATAGGAAACATGCCCAAATGGGGAGAGGAAAAAATAATATGTGAAATCATATGTAAAATTTTGCGTTGTACCTGTAATTAGTTTACCCAAATTTAAGATGTGAAATTTTATCCGCAAGACATTCGTAATCAACAATATGTAGAAAAGATTATAACCAGAAGCAACTTTCAAAATACGCTAGCTGGACAGAAGCTTGTACAAAAATTACTAATAGGTGTTTTTTGTATTGTGATGGCTGCTTTCCTAAGTATAGTAACGCTTCTGGCAGGTGGGGTATTGACAGCCATACCTTATGTTTTTAAAGTTAGTCATTTTGATTTCAGAGAAATTACCGCAATTATTTTATACAGCATAGCAGTCATTATATTTGTAATTGATAGTTATGAAGTAATATCAGCTACTTGTGTCGTTGCCTTGATAATCATTGGAGTAGTTATTTATGTTTGTTTCGAGGTAAATCATCAGATTCCGGGAATAGGATTCTGGCTATTGTGTCTAGGTTTGAGCATAGCTTTTGCGTGGGTTAGTACAACTATTACAGCATTGTTTATAGCTATTAGTTCTATATACTGTGGGATTGTAGGTGAATTCCTAGCTGTTATGGGATATGGACTGATTGCTCAAGTTTTAATTATGGCTGGGTTAAAGATTGCATCAGGTGAAAAAGAGGGTGATGGTCTTGTAACTATAATTGCAGCGATTCCGATTATAATATCAGCCACACTTATTGCACGAAAAGCAATCAGAGGCTCACCTAAATTGAGATGGATTAGGGAAGTAGCTGTATTCTGGACATCAATAGGTGGAACATCATTTTATGGAGCAGATTTAACAGATACTTGCTTTGATGGCTCACATTTACCTCATACAGATTTTAGAAAAGCTAATTTAACTCGTACTAGTTTTAAGGATGTAACTGGATTAAAATTTTCTCGACTCGAAGGAACGATACTGGAAAATTTAAAAGTTAGGAAATTGCTAGTAACCAAAAAAGGTAAGAATGAAGATTATACAGGTGCTAACTTTAATGGTGCAAATTTAACGAATGCTGACTTAACAGGGGCAATTTTAACCGGCATCAATGCCTTAGATGCCGATTTTTCGGGAGCAACCTTGAGCTATGCTTGCATCCAAGAATGGAATATTAATAAAAATACCCGCTTCACAGGGGTAAAATGTTCGCACGTTTATTTAAAAGGTACTAAAATTGGCGCTCGCATTTTTTCTGAAGAACGTAAGCCAGATAGTGGCGAGTTTCAAGATGGTGAATTTGAGAGATGGATTAGTGAACTTCAAAAAACAATTGATTTAATCTTCAGGGAAGGATTGAATTGGAGAGCTTTTATGTTTTCTCTAGCTCAAACTGCTATTAATCATGAAGGATTAGATTTATCTCGTTATAGCATTACTAGAGATCAGAATCTTGTTTTTGCAAAAATTGGTTTATTCTCAGGTGCGGATCATCTTGCTATTCACGAAGAATTTACAAGTTGTTATGAAAATGCTGTAAAATTAATAAATTCAAATAATCAATTAGTTCTCCAAGCAAAAGATGAAGAACTAGAAAGATTAAGAGAATTGCTGACATGTAATTATCAAATTGTCAGAGAATTAGCTTCTGTAGTAGCAGGTACAGGTAGACAAGTATTAATTCAAGGCACAGGTAATCGCGTATATATGCTTAATCAAGCAGGGGATATTATGGAAAGTAAAAATGAAGGCATCAATATAGGTGGAAATGTTGGCGGAAATTTAGACACTGGAGATAAGATATCTGCGGGTGGAGACATGAACCTTACTGGTTCGAGTTTGACAGGTAACCTTAATAATGTTACTAATACGAATCAGCAGTTGAGCAATATTAAAACTGATAGTAGCGACGATTTGGCAAAGATTTTAAGCATTTTGCAAAAATCTATTGGTGATGATGCTGCACTTTCTGAAAGCCAAAAGAAAGAGGCGCTGGAAGCAGTAGAAATTATAGCTGAAGAAGGAAAAAAGCCACAAGGGGAACGAGCGCTGAAATTCTGTTCAATGGCTGTTAATGCCCTTAAAGGTTTGACATCTACTGTCAGTGATGCTAGTAAATTAGCTGAAGTCCTCAAAACACATTTGCCTGCTCTCACCAGCATATTGGGTCTTTAGACGTAGCAATAAATCTGTAATCAGATTGAGACGCGAATATATTACTCTGTACAAGGATAGGCAATAAAAACCTGTAAATTTGATAGGTTGTTTGTAAGGTGGACAATTTTTTGACCACTTTTTTTTACCAAGGAATTGTTATGAATTATCAAAAGCTAGATGCTGCCCTTGCTACAGCGTTGAATGATGTTCAAAACCCACAGCAACCGAGTTTAACAGTTTTCATCCATACTGAACCAATTTTAGACTCCGCAGCGATCGCTGTTTTAGATAGTTTGGGTGTCAGCGGCATTACTAGTGGTCAAGATATTTTTACAGCAACACTGTCGCCAAATGCGATTTCCCAGTTGTCAGAGCAATCTTGGGTAAAGTATTTGAAGGTATCACAGCAATTGCGTTTGGTCAATCAGAAAAGAACTTTAGGCGGCTTGAGAGTTTGAGATGATGCTGTAAAAATAATTCTTTGTTTATTTGTCTGGCGTAGCGTCTGGCAGAAAATGTGTTGGCACAGCGATCGCTCCTCAACCTTCCATAGGATATAATACAATTGTTCTAGTTGTTAATTCATTCAGACAGCATCATCCATTACCAGCAGCAGTTTCTAAAATTCCTCCCTGAGATTCTTTGATCCCCCCTTACCAGCTGCCACATACAGTCCTAAACTGAAGATGAGAGTTGAAAGGCAGCTGGGAGAAATTTTGTGAAAAAAGTTTTATCAATCATCCTTGGTGGTGGCGCGGGGACTCGGCTTTATCCCCTAACCAAACTCCGCGCTAAACCAGCAGTACCAGTGGCGGGGAAATACCGCTTAATCGATATCCCTGTCAGTAACTGCATAAATTCCGAAATATTCAAAATTTATGTTCTGACGCAATTTAACTCAGCTTCCCTGAATCGTCACATCGCCCGTACCTACAACTTTTCTGGTTTCAGTGAAGGGTTTGTGGAAGTGCTAGCTGCACAGCAAACACCAGAAAACCCCAATTGGTTCCAAGGTACAGCCGATGCAGTGCGTCAGTATCTGTGGCTGTTGGAAGAATGGGATGCAGAGGAATATTTAATCCTCTCAGGAGATCACCTCTACCGCATGGATTACCGCTTGTTTATCCAGCGCCATAGAGAAACGGGTGCTGATATCACTCTCTCAGTTATTCCCATCGACGAGCGCCGCGCCTCAGATTTTGGTTTGATGAAAATTGACGATTCCGGTAGGGTCGTTGACTTTAGCGAAAAACCCAAAGGCGAGGCCTTAACCAAAATGCAGGTTGATACTACTATTTTGGGATTGACAAAAGAACAAGCCCAATTGCAGCCTTACATCGCCTCGATGGGAATTTACGTCTTTAAAAAAGATGTTTTGATCAAGTTATTGAAAGAATCTTTAGAACGGACAGATTTCGGCAAAGAAATTATTCCAGATGCCTCGAAAGATTACAACGTTCAAGCTTATTTATTTGATGACTACTGGGAAGATATTGGAACAATCGAAGCCTTTTATCATGCCAATTTAACGCTGACTCAGCAACCACAGCCACCCTTTAGTTTCTACGATGAAGAAGCACCAATTTATACCCGCGCTCGCTATTTACCTCCAAGTAAACTATTAGATTGCCAGGTAACAGAATCAATTATCGGCGAAGGTTGCATTTTAAAAAATTGCCGCATTCAACATTCTGTATTGGGAGTGCGATCGCGCATTGAATCTGGCTGCGTCATCGAAGAGTCTTTACTCATGGGTGCAGACTTTTACCAAGCTTCTGTAGAACGCCAATGTAGCTTAGTCAAAGGTGATATTCCCGTAGGCATCGGTACGGATACAATCATTAGGCGTGCGATCGTTGATAAAAACGCCCGCATCGGCCATGATGTCAAAATTATCAACAAAGATAACGTCCAAGAAGCTGACCGCGAAAATCAAGGTTTCTACATCCGTAGTGGGATCGTAGTTGTGCTAAAAAATGCTGTAATTCCTGATGGAACCATAATTTAAGAGTGCTGAGTGCTGAGTTAAGGGACTTCCAATAAAAAAAACATTCCATCGTAGGGGCGCACAGCTGTCATTGGTGTCAACTTAACGTGAAACGGGCGGTTAGAAACCGCGTCTACACAAACAAAACCTGCCTACGCAGGTTTCAAAACCCTTAATTTTCTGTTAGTCCGCGTAGGCGGACTTTGCCTGTGTAGCCGCGAATTCCATTCGCCCAGGCTTAAGTTGACACCAATGCACAGCTGTGCGCCCCTACAGGTGATCGATGTGTTGCAAAGATTGTTTGAATTGGTATTATTTTTTGGAAGTCCCTTAGGAGTTGTATCGTGATGAGTGCTGAGTTGTGAATGCTGAGTTAGGAGTTATGAATACAACATTTAATCACTCCTCACTGTTGAATTCTGACTTTTTACTCAGCACTCAGCACTCAGCACTAATTTTACTAATTGGTCTTCCAGGTAGTGGTAAGTCAACTCTGGCAAAACAATTATTGGCAGAATACCCCCGGATGCAGCTGATTTCTACAGATGCCATCCGGGGGCAACTATTCGGTTCGGAAGCTATTCAGGGATCGTGGCTGCTGATTTGGCAGGAAGTGGAACGGCAATTTCAACAAGCTATTTCCACGGGTAATACAGCAATTTTCGATGCTACCAACGCCCAGCGACGCCATCGCCGTGAGATCATCACCTTAGCCCGTGACTTGGGTTTTAACCACATTACGGGAATTTGGGTGAATATGCCAGTTTGGCTGTGTTTAGCACGCAATAAAAGGCGATCGCGCCAAGTTCCAGAAGAAATTATTTTGCGGATGCATCGTCAACTCCGGGATGCCCCCCCAAGCCTGGAAGAAGGACTAGACAGCCTGATTCGCTATCTTTGAAACTCAGGATCAGCCCATTATGCATCAAGAAAACACCTTCTTCCCCCACTTCCTACTCCCTATTCCCCATTCCCTGTGCTTATTGGAAGTACGGAAATTGCGATCGCCCGGTGAGCAAGAACCACACTTGATTTTCTATATTCTTTGCTAATTTAAAGTCAGAATCTTTTTGCTTGGCATTATACCTGGCAAAACTAAATATCTCTTATCTTAAAAAACATAACGGGAATTTCTATAGGAGGCTGGTAGATGGCTGCAACCGACTTCAAAGACTATTACGCAATTTTGGGAGTTAATAAGACTGCCAGTCAAGAAGAAATTAAACAAGCCTTTCGGAAACTAGCCCGCAAATACCACCCTGATGTTAATCCAGGCAACAAACAGGCAGAGGCACGCTTCAAAGAAATTAACGAAGCCTACGAAGTCGTCTCAGACCCAGATAAACGCAAAAAGTATGACCAATTCGGTCAATATTGGAAACAAGCTGGTCAAGGTTTCCCATCTGGTGGTGCTGGTGTCGATATGGGCGGCTTTGACTTCAGTCAATACGGCAATTTTGATGAGTTTATTAATGAGTTGCTAGGACGCTTTGGCGGTGCTAGTCCTCGTGGTGGACGACAAACCTATTCTTACCGCACTCCCACAGGTGCCCCCAGCGGTTTTGGTGGCTTTAACGATTTTGGATATCAAGATGCAGGTGCTGGTACTGCCCAAGACAGTGAAGCTGCCATCACTCTGACTTTTGGTGAAGCATTTCATGGTGTGCAAAAGCGCTTTAGTTTAGGCAATGAAACAATTGATGTTCGCATTCCAGCTGGGGCTAAAACTGGTACTCGCCTACGTGTGCGTGGTAAAGGTCAAATCAACCCCATGACTCAACAACGAGGGGATTTATACTTAAAAGTCGAACTTCAGCCGCACTCGTTCTTCCAAATAGAAGGCGATAATCTGGTTTGCGAAGTCGTAATTACGCCAGATGAAGCGACGCTGGGAGCATCAATAGATGTACCTACACCTGATGGTATGGTTAATGTCAAGCTACCAGCGGGTGTGCGTTCTGGTCAATCGCTACGCTTACGTGGCAAAGGCTGGCCTCTCGCCAAGGGTGGACGCGGCGATCAGTTGGTGAAGGTGGCGATCGCACCACCAAAAGACCTCAGCCAACAAGAGCGGGAGTATTATGAAAAAATCCGGGCTATACGTACATATAATCCCCGCAGTCATTTACCCCAAGTCAAGCTATAAGAAAAATACCATACCACCTATCCAAACAAAGCTTGCCTATGGCGCTGCGCGTGCAGGCAGGCTTTTGGAAATTTGCGATCTTTCTCTTAAAGCCGATGGCTTCTAGCCTGCATTCCGTTGTGAGATTCTCGCCATCATGATAGGCTTGAGCGCTGCTATGACCTCCAAAGTAGCCTCAGTAGTTTGCCATGCTGGAGGTACTATCAAGCGATCGCACCAAGTCTTCAGTTTTGCTCTTCCGCTCCCCTGCTTTTCTTTTGGAAATAAAATAAGCCAGGACTAGCCCTTTCAAGGTGGATAAAAATTCTCGAAAATAAGTTTCTCTGTAACCTCTTATCTCTGTGTCCTCTGCGCCTCTGTGGTCAAATAAATAACTTATAAACCACAGAAGCACAGCGATGCCTAGTTTGGGCTAGGCCTACGCACAGAAAAATCAAGAGTTTTATGCATCACCTTGAAAGGGCTAGTCCTATAAGCATTACATCAGCTTCTCCAGAAACAAATTTAGTTCAAAATTTACCGCTCTGCTGCATTTAGAACGTACCTCTAAATGCAGCATACATAAGGGCAATTACAATTGGGATAATGATAGGAAGAATCACAATGAGTCCCGTTTTACCAAAATGGATTTCTTGACCATCAGCTTTGAAGAGAACAATTACAGCTATGGTGGCCATTAAAATCCAAATGATTCCAAAAACGATAAAGATAGTAAATGTTGAATCATTCATAGTTTTTTATAGGGAGTGAGGACGATAAGCAAGCAATTTTTCTACCCCATCTCCCTTGTCTGCCCAAAGTTCTGATTTCGTCTACTTTTAAAACATCCTCTAAAGAAAATCAAACTGGTAAATCAGCAGCATTATTGATGTTTTTTAGAATTAAATCAGGGCTAGTACGTTTAATTAAGCCAGTTAGAACTTTACCAGGACCAATTTCTATTACTTGCTGGATGCCGTTGGCTGGTAATTGGAGAGAAATTTCTCGCCAGCGTACCGAACCCGTCATTTGTTTGTTGAGGCGTTGCTTCAAAATCTCGGCATCAATAGACGCAATTGGTTCTATATTCGATAAAACAGGGACAACAGGTGGCTGAAATTCCACAGATTGCAGAATGTCTTGAAATTCCGCAGCAGCAGCAGCAATTAAATGTGAATGAAATGCTCCAGAAACTTTTAAGGGAATAGCACGTTTGGCTTTAACTTGAGACATCACAGTTTGTACAGCTTCGGTCGTACCTGAAATTACTACTTGGGCGGGACTGTTGTCATTTGCCACTACTACATCAGGCGTTTCGGCAATGACTTTTTCTAACTGTTCGCGGTCAAAGTTCATTAGAGCTGCCATCATACCACCAGAGGCACTATCCATGAGTTCTGCACGACGCTTCACCAGATATAAACCAGCCGACCACTCAAAGACACCCGCAATATAAAGGGCAACATATTCTCCCAAACTGTGCCCAGCAACTAAATCTGGTTGGTGCCCTCGTTCCAGGAGTTGGTCAGCAAGAATGCTTTCTACTACATAAAGGCTTGGCTGAGTATATAGCGTCTGTGATAACTTTTCTTCTTGTGTTTGACATATTTCGGTCACAGACCAGCCTAAAATTGCCTCAGCCTGGGCAAATTTCTCTTTAGCGGCAGGTATATCTAATAAGTCTATTCCCATTCCCAGTGCTTGAGAACCTTGTCCGGGAAACACCCATGCAGTTTTAGTCATTGGTCATTTGTCAGTAGTCAGTGGTCAGTGGATATTGGGGATTGGGGACTGGGGATTGGGGATTGGGAATGGGGGATTAGGTGCTGAGAAAATATTTCTAGATATTTATTTCCTAATCCCTAGTCCCCAGTCCCTAGTCCCCAATCCCCAGTCCCCAGCCCCTATCTTCCCCATTGAAAAATTGCTGCACCCCATGTAAGACCGGCACCAAAGCCGGATGCAGCAACGATATGATTTGGTTTTATTTTGCCTTGGCGTACTGCTTCATCTAAAGCTAGGGGAATGGAAGCAGCGGAGGTATTGCCATACTGGGCGAGATTACTGATAACTTTATGTTCTGGGATATTTAGCCGTTGGGCAACGGCATCAATAATCCGCTGATTAGCTTGATGTAAGACTAGCCAATCGATGTGGTCAACAGTCAGGTTGGCTTGAAACAAGGCTTTGTCAATAATTTCTGGCACTTTTTGGACGGCGAAGCGGTAGACTTCTTTGCCGTTCATAGTAATCGGTTGGTAAGCGCCTTTAGTGACATTTATACCAGGGAGTAGTTCTTGGGATGTCCCTGTATAGCCAAGGTTGAGGTGATGGTTTTGAGTGCCATCGCTCTTAAGGGCAAATCCCAATAAGCGATCGCTTTTGG
It encodes the following:
- a CDS encoding AAA family ATPase, with amino-acid sequence MNTTFNHSSLLNSDFLLSTQHSALILLIGLPGSGKSTLAKQLLAEYPRMQLISTDAIRGQLFGSEAIQGSWLLIWQEVERQFQQAISTGNTAIFDATNAQRRHRREIITLARDLGFNHITGIWVNMPVWLCLARNKRRSRQVPEEIILRMHRQLRDAPPSLEEGLDSLIRYL
- a CDS encoding S8 family peptidase, producing MRHDKLSPGLLLAFQDYQNEGEQALVTHKRSLGIIAHKNTVKPTKSVVFLYCDSDADLSYLSQYNIEVNQNSGSVRTAFLPINALDVLSEEDAIQRIKPSRKLHLRMDVAPGKVKLPEFKNQTGLTGKGVIVGIIDSGIDPKHPAFAGRILHIWDQTLPGPGVTEGRYGAEFTEAQLTISQDTEGHGTHVAGIAAGADATYSGVAPEAELVVVRSDLQDAHIADGIRYIFRIASELGRPAVVNLSLGGHADAHDGSDSLSKVIDAETGPGRIVCCAAGNEGSINIHGQTTIPSGRTRGMRFNVPLNQVGIVWLNGWYSKDSELEVSVRSPNGFVTPFQKIITDGNPTQEHQLPDARVEIVTPGPDQINGDHNFFVQIRGNGPSQVMGGIWQLRLRNTSATETRLDVWTLDDTSSVFFTGKSIKDALKIGSPGAASSAVTVAAYTTKAKYTDIDQQVREMGLELDTISEFSSEGPLRNDAQKPDVAAPGAMIVSTLSADANSARSSMINSKFVAMAGTSMATPFVTGLVALLLQRDPQLDPATLKDLLRKNSAIPGKPAGTFDEKWGYGVINAENL
- a CDS encoding glycoside hydrolase family 13 protein; protein product: MQIQTPDWVKHAVFYQIFPDRFARSKQPRKRLLHEARWEDWDAMPTLQGYKGGDLWGILEGLDYIKDLGINAIYFTPIFQSASNHRYHTHDYYQVDPMLGGNEAFKELLDAAHQRNIKVVLDGVFNHSSRGFFFFHDVLENGPHSPWVNWFKIEGWPLAPYTGDLPANYRGWAGNRALPEFNHDNPEVREYIMEIAEYWIKFGIDGWRLDVPFEIKTPGFWQEFRDRVKAINPEAYIVGEVWGDSREWLDGTQFDGVMNYLFAGPTIAFVAGDRVVLEQVQSRDYKPYPPLFAAEYATQIQELLQLYPWEIQLTQLNLLASHDTARLMTIAGGDIASVELSTLLLLTFPGASSIYYGDEVGLPGAIDPDSRRGFPLETNWNQEIFDTHRQLIALRHTYPALRTGDYQVLYAQGQLYIFARTLEKEELIIAINAGTSSATANVDIASLHTQPNKVLYGSAEVEWNSQGETQELSLTISGRTGCILGVGSRE
- a CDS encoding glucose-1-phosphate adenylyltransferase — encoded protein: MKKVLSIILGGGAGTRLYPLTKLRAKPAVPVAGKYRLIDIPVSNCINSEIFKIYVLTQFNSASLNRHIARTYNFSGFSEGFVEVLAAQQTPENPNWFQGTADAVRQYLWLLEEWDAEEYLILSGDHLYRMDYRLFIQRHRETGADITLSVIPIDERRASDFGLMKIDDSGRVVDFSEKPKGEALTKMQVDTTILGLTKEQAQLQPYIASMGIYVFKKDVLIKLLKESLERTDFGKEIIPDASKDYNVQAYLFDDYWEDIGTIEAFYHANLTLTQQPQPPFSFYDEEAPIYTRARYLPPSKLLDCQVTESIIGEGCILKNCRIQHSVLGVRSRIESGCVIEESLLMGADFYQASVERQCSLVKGDIPVGIGTDTIIRRAIVDKNARIGHDVKIINKDNVQEADRENQGFYIRSGIVVVLKNAVIPDGTII
- a CDS encoding pentapeptide repeat-containing protein, whose protein sequence is MKFYPQDIRNQQYVEKIITRSNFQNTLAGQKLVQKLLIGVFCIVMAAFLSIVTLLAGGVLTAIPYVFKVSHFDFREITAIILYSIAVIIFVIDSYEVISATCVVALIIIGVVIYVCFEVNHQIPGIGFWLLCLGLSIAFAWVSTTITALFIAISSIYCGIVGEFLAVMGYGLIAQVLIMAGLKIASGEKEGDGLVTIIAAIPIIISATLIARKAIRGSPKLRWIREVAVFWTSIGGTSFYGADLTDTCFDGSHLPHTDFRKANLTRTSFKDVTGLKFSRLEGTILENLKVRKLLVTKKGKNEDYTGANFNGANLTNADLTGAILTGINALDADFSGATLSYACIQEWNINKNTRFTGVKCSHVYLKGTKIGARIFSEERKPDSGEFQDGEFERWISELQKTIDLIFREGLNWRAFMFSLAQTAINHEGLDLSRYSITRDQNLVFAKIGLFSGADHLAIHEEFTSCYENAVKLINSNNQLVLQAKDEELERLRELLTCNYQIVRELASVVAGTGRQVLIQGTGNRVYMLNQAGDIMESKNEGINIGGNVGGNLDTGDKISAGGDMNLTGSSLTGNLNNVTNTNQQLSNIKTDSSDDLAKILSILQKSIGDDAALSESQKKEALEAVEIIAEEGKKPQGERALKFCSMAVNALKGLTSTVSDASKLAEVLKTHLPALTSILGL
- a CDS encoding DnaJ C-terminal domain-containing protein, whose product is MAATDFKDYYAILGVNKTASQEEIKQAFRKLARKYHPDVNPGNKQAEARFKEINEAYEVVSDPDKRKKYDQFGQYWKQAGQGFPSGGAGVDMGGFDFSQYGNFDEFINELLGRFGGASPRGGRQTYSYRTPTGAPSGFGGFNDFGYQDAGAGTAQDSEAAITLTFGEAFHGVQKRFSLGNETIDVRIPAGAKTGTRLRVRGKGQINPMTQQRGDLYLKVELQPHSFFQIEGDNLVCEVVITPDEATLGASIDVPTPDGMVNVKLPAGVRSGQSLRLRGKGWPLAKGGRGDQLVKVAIAPPKDLSQQEREYYEKIRAIRTYNPRSHLPQVKL